A single region of the Desulfobaculum xiamenense genome encodes:
- a CDS encoding ABC transporter ATP-binding protein, whose protein sequence is MQLLDVRDLRTHFFTAHGVAKAVDGVTLSVAPGETMAIVGESGCGKTMLALSVLRLVPSPPGRIVGGDIRFDGRDILALDEEEMRSIRGNSISMIFQEPMSSLNPVFRVGEQIAEALRLHQRMGRREALAAAVDLLHMVGIPEPASRARSYPHEMSGGMRQRVVIAMALACDPRLVLADEPTTALDVTIQAQILDLMMELRERRNAAIVFITHDLGVVAQTCTRVAVMYAGRIVEESPVRDLFREPLHPYTKGLMRSVPRIDRTERLVPVSGMVPNLVDLPQGCHFNPRCPHAFDRCREELPPLTDLGAGRRVRCWLHA, encoded by the coding sequence ACACTCTCCGTCGCCCCCGGCGAAACCATGGCCATCGTCGGCGAATCCGGATGCGGCAAGACCATGCTCGCCCTGTCCGTGCTGCGCCTCGTCCCCTCGCCTCCCGGACGCATCGTCGGCGGCGACATCCGCTTCGACGGCCGCGACATCCTCGCCCTCGACGAGGAGGAAATGCGCTCCATCCGCGGCAACAGCATCTCCATGATCTTTCAGGAGCCGATGAGCAGCCTGAACCCCGTGTTCCGCGTGGGCGAGCAGATCGCCGAAGCCCTGCGTCTGCACCAGCGCATGGGGCGGCGCGAGGCGCTGGCCGCCGCCGTGGACCTGCTGCACATGGTGGGCATCCCCGAACCGGCCAGCCGCGCCCGCAGCTATCCGCACGAGATGAGCGGCGGCATGCGCCAGCGCGTGGTCATCGCCATGGCCCTTGCCTGCGACCCGCGCCTCGTGCTGGCCGACGAACCGACCACCGCCCTCGACGTGACCATTCAGGCCCAGATTCTCGACCTTATGATGGAACTGCGCGAACGCCGCAACGCCGCCATCGTCTTCATCACCCACGATCTCGGCGTGGTGGCGCAGACCTGCACCCGCGTGGCCGTCATGTACGCCGGGCGCATCGTCGAGGAATCTCCGGTGCGCGACCTCTTCCGCGAACCGCTGCACCCCTACACCAAGGGACTCATGCGCTCCGTGCCGCGCATCGACCGCACCGAGCGCCTCGTCCCGGTCAGCGGCATGGTGCCGAACCTCGTCGACCTGCCGCAGGGCTGCCACTTCAACCCGCGCTGTCCCCACGCCTTCGACCGCTGCCGCGAGGAGCTTCCCCCGCTTACGGACCTCGGCGCGGGGCGCAGGGTCCGCTGCTGGCTGCACGCCTAG
- a CDS encoding DUF2238 domain-containing protein, with the protein MQWLSRRFPLVLGLVFVVFWAYWAVEPFSRRVWWAENLPVIGVFLILACTYTRFRFSNLAYALMAVWLFWHTVGGHYMFAHVPFGFVTDLFGFERNHFDRIGHFSVGFYAFAAAELLLRRRWTGPVVAGLFGLFLIMSVAAGYEILEWWFAVLEGGDVGHEFLGSQGDVWDAQKDMLLDTCGALASLALFYGLGRHRVA; encoded by the coding sequence ATGCAGTGGCTTTCCCGTCGTTTTCCTTTGGTGCTCGGTCTCGTCTTCGTCGTCTTCTGGGCGTACTGGGCCGTGGAGCCGTTTTCGCGCCGCGTGTGGTGGGCGGAGAATCTTCCCGTCATCGGCGTGTTTCTCATCCTTGCCTGCACCTACACACGTTTCCGGTTCTCGAACCTCGCCTATGCGCTCATGGCCGTGTGGCTCTTTTGGCATACGGTGGGCGGCCATTACATGTTCGCCCACGTTCCCTTCGGCTTCGTCACCGATCTCTTCGGGTTCGAGCGAAACCATTTCGACCGCATCGGGCACTTCTCCGTGGGCTTCTATGCTTTTGCCGCCGCCGAACTGCTCCTGCGCAGGCGTTGGACCGGGCCTGTCGTGGCCGGGCTGTTCGGGCTGTTCCTCATCATGAGCGTGGCGGCGGGGTACGAGATTCTGGAATGGTGGTTCGCGGTGCTGGAGGGCGGTGACGTGGGGCACGAGTTCCTTGGTTCGCAGGGTGACGTGTGGGACGCCCAGAAGGACATGCTGCTCGACACCTGCGGCGCGCTCGCCTCGCTTGCGCTGTTCTACGGGTTGGGACGGCATAGGGTCGCCTAG
- a CDS encoding Na+/H+ antiporter NhaC family protein: MNSGKGNALALLPLAVFLVIFIGAGVWLTLAGTKMAFYQVSATVAILPAIVLAVLLAREKATESIGAFIEGAGDGSIVTMCMIYLLAGAFAKVAGAVGGVESTVNLGLSVIPASMVLPGLFVIGAFISTAMGTSMGTIAAVAPIAVGVAAKTDISLALLMGAVVGGAMFGDNLSMISDTTIAATRTQGCDMQDKFKLNFKIALPAAILSVIIFAVLGASGHVQQTGDYQIVKVLPYVGVLGLALAGVNVFIVLAAGIVFAGAVGLAYTDGYTLLNLSADIYGGFTGMQEILVLSLMIGGLGALIKRGGGIDCILAFIERVTRGSRSTKAGELSIAALVSLVDVCTANNTVAIIVTGGVAKEIAEKNNVDMRRSASLLDIFSCVIQGIIPYGAQVLLAGSIAAISPINIVGSMYYCYLLAAVATLSILLGFPAARKR, encoded by the coding sequence ATGAATTCAGGGAAGGGAAACGCGCTCGCGCTCCTGCCGCTTGCCGTGTTTCTGGTCATCTTCATCGGCGCTGGCGTCTGGCTGACGCTGGCCGGAACCAAGATGGCCTTCTACCAGGTCTCCGCCACCGTGGCCATCCTTCCGGCCATCGTGCTGGCGGTGCTGCTGGCCAGGGAAAAGGCCACCGAGAGCATCGGGGCGTTCATCGAGGGCGCAGGCGACGGCAGCATCGTGACCATGTGCATGATCTACCTGCTGGCCGGAGCGTTCGCCAAGGTCGCCGGTGCCGTGGGCGGCGTGGAATCCACCGTCAACCTCGGCCTGTCCGTCATTCCGGCGAGCATGGTCCTGCCGGGCCTGTTCGTCATCGGCGCGTTCATCTCCACCGCCATGGGCACCTCCATGGGCACCATCGCAGCCGTGGCCCCCATCGCCGTGGGCGTGGCCGCCAAGACCGACATCTCCCTCGCCCTACTCATGGGCGCGGTGGTCGGCGGCGCCATGTTCGGCGACAACCTGTCCATGATCTCCGACACCACAATCGCCGCCACGCGCACGCAGGGCTGCGACATGCAGGACAAGTTCAAACTGAACTTCAAGATCGCCCTGCCCGCCGCCATCCTCAGCGTGATCATCTTCGCCGTACTCGGCGCGAGCGGCCACGTGCAGCAGACCGGCGACTACCAGATCGTGAAGGTGCTGCCCTACGTGGGCGTTCTGGGTCTGGCGCTGGCGGGCGTGAACGTGTTCATCGTGCTGGCCGCGGGCATCGTGTTCGCTGGCGCGGTGGGCCTCGCCTACACGGACGGCTACACCCTGCTCAATCTTTCCGCCGACATCTACGGCGGCTTCACGGGAATGCAGGAAATCCTCGTGCTGTCGCTCATGATCGGCGGCCTCGGCGCGCTCATCAAGCGCGGCGGCGGCATCGACTGCATCCTTGCGTTCATCGAGCGCGTGACGCGCGGCAGCCGCAGCACCAAGGCCGGAGAGCTGTCCATCGCCGCTCTGGTGAGCCTCGTGGACGTGTGCACGGCCAACAACACCGTGGCCATCATCGTCACCGGCGGCGTGGCCAAGGAAATCGCCGAGAAGAACAACGTGGACATGCGCCGCAGCGCCAGTCTGCTCGACATCTTCTCCTGCGTCATCCAGGGCATCATCCCCTACGGCGCGCAGGTCCTCCTGGCAGGCTCCATCGCCGCCATCTCGCCCATCAACATCGTGGGCAGCATGTACTACTGCTACCTGCTCGCCGCGGTGGCCACGCTGAGCATCCTGCTCGGCTTCCCCGCAGCGCGAAAACGCTAA
- a CDS encoding Na+/H+ antiporter NhaC family protein — translation MRQRFSHRLLSVVVLAAPLLLLLCGTALAADSSLGPANAKHYGFWTLIPPVVAIVLAFVTKNVIFSLFLGVFSGCFMLEAKGFNIYNGFVHGFLRLSHEVLTSLADPWNAGIVLQCLTIGGMIALISKMGGAKAIAEALAKKANSPRSSQFVTWVLGILIFFDDYANSLTVGPIMRPVTDKMKVSREKLAFIIDATAAPIAGIALISTWVAYEIGLIRDGFASVGITTNAYGAFVETIPYRFYNIFVLFFIVATIWFLREFGPMATAERRARTTGKVIDDNAKPMVADEATGLEPDPSVVPSIWYAIIPIGTLIAAAFLGFYFNGRTGILGGDDATLIALIKESPLCFTSIRECFGASDASVVLFQAALIAGMVAIVMGIAKGIFKLEQALSIWVQGVKSLNITAVILLLAWSLSAIIKELGTATYLVQVLSDAIPAFLLSSIIFVLGSLISFATGTSYGTMGILMPLAIPLAYAINPDHGYVIMNVGAVLTGAIFGDHCSPISDTTILSSMGSACDHIDHVRTQLVYALTVACVTVLFGYIPAGLGMPVLLVLPMGIAAIALTVRIFGKPVDA, via the coding sequence ATGCGACAACGTTTCTCGCATCGACTGCTTTCCGTTGTTGTACTCGCAGCACCGCTGCTCCTTCTCCTCTGCGGCACCGCGCTTGCCGCCGATTCCAGCCTCGGCCCCGCCAACGCCAAGCACTACGGCTTCTGGACCCTCATTCCGCCGGTGGTGGCCATCGTTCTGGCCTTCGTGACCAAGAACGTCATCTTTTCCCTGTTTCTGGGAGTGTTTTCCGGCTGCTTCATGCTTGAGGCCAAAGGCTTCAACATCTACAACGGGTTCGTGCACGGCTTCCTGCGCCTGTCCCACGAGGTGCTGACCTCTCTGGCCGATCCGTGGAACGCGGGCATCGTGCTCCAGTGTCTGACCATCGGCGGCATGATCGCGCTCATCTCCAAGATGGGCGGCGCCAAGGCCATCGCCGAGGCACTGGCCAAAAAGGCCAACAGCCCCCGCAGCTCGCAGTTCGTGACGTGGGTGCTCGGCATCCTCATCTTCTTCGACGACTACGCCAACTCGCTGACCGTCGGCCCCATCATGCGCCCGGTCACCGACAAGATGAAGGTGTCGCGCGAGAAGCTGGCCTTCATCATCGACGCCACCGCCGCCCCCATCGCGGGCATCGCGCTCATCTCCACGTGGGTGGCCTACGAGATCGGCCTCATTCGTGACGGCTTCGCCTCCGTGGGCATCACCACCAACGCCTATGGCGCGTTCGTGGAGACCATTCCCTACCGCTTCTACAACATCTTCGTACTGTTCTTCATCGTGGCGACCATCTGGTTCCTGCGCGAGTTCGGCCCGATGGCCACCGCCGAGCGCCGCGCCCGCACCACGGGCAAGGTCATCGACGACAACGCCAAGCCCATGGTCGCCGACGAGGCCACCGGTCTGGAGCCCGACCCCAGCGTCGTCCCCAGCATCTGGTACGCCATCATCCCCATCGGTACGCTCATCGCGGCGGCGTTCCTCGGCTTCTATTTCAACGGCCGCACCGGCATCCTCGGCGGCGACGACGCCACGCTCATCGCCCTGATCAAGGAATCGCCCCTGTGCTTCACCTCCATCCGCGAATGCTTCGGCGCGTCCGACGCCTCGGTGGTTCTGTTCCAGGCCGCGCTCATCGCGGGCATGGTGGCCATCGTCATGGGCATCGCCAAGGGCATCTTCAAGCTGGAGCAGGCGCTGTCCATCTGGGTGCAGGGCGTGAAGTCGCTCAACATCACCGCCGTCATCCTGCTTCTTGCCTGGTCGCTGTCGGCCATCATCAAGGAGCTGGGCACGGCCACCTATCTGGTGCAGGTGCTCTCCGACGCCATCCCGGCCTTCCTGCTCTCGTCGATCATCTTCGTGCTCGGCTCGCTCATTTCCTTCGCCACGGGCACGTCCTACGGCACCATGGGCATCCTGATGCCGCTGGCCATTCCGCTGGCCTACGCCATCAACCCCGACCACGGCTACGTGATCATGAACGTGGGCGCGGTGCTCACCGGCGCCATCTTCGGTGACCACTGCTCCCCCATCTCGGACACGACCATCCTGTCCTCCATGGGTTCGGCCTGCGACCACATCGACCATGTGCGCACCCAGCTGGTCTACGCGCTGACCGTGGCCTGCGTGACCGTGCTCTTCGGCTACATCCCGGCAGGTCTCGGCATGCCCGTCCTGCTGGTGCTGCCCATGGGCATCGCGGCCATCGCGCTCACCGTACGCATCTTCGGCAAGCCCGTGGACGCCTAG